The following coding sequences lie in one Arachis hypogaea cultivar Tifrunner chromosome 9, arahy.Tifrunner.gnm2.J5K5, whole genome shotgun sequence genomic window:
- the LOC112708955 gene encoding DELLA protein RGL1-like: MVSERFSPTGFNLNGILDGYGSIQEEHVEFRVEDTTNTSTITKFLGDMNNNNPIPYNEKNEPQQHDDFKFDNLVLEEFSFYPDPHQKTQPLLLPQKNNNQSLVRKISSVEPPRSPPPPPSWELLCSYGSRIQRLGRRNLSGASEEAKTSTSISPQKLSTEEIVRLAGTRYVQYSSQWQDNWFMPMHPYAQIGFMILSEEENRDIDLAQFLLASADKIGCQQFERANSLLLQCQWNSSNLGNTVQRLVFHFSCALKERLNREIGGMVLERNSQRELVEAMQMDHNSAIACHQKLPFNQVMQFVGVQALVEHVASKTKIHLIDLGLGYGLMATVLMQALAERSEKPVELVKITAVGCGSKRVLDEAGRRLVSFAKSLKFRILFKTVFVEDITELREDHFEIENDEAVAVYSPNTLRILVPSPDSLDNLMRVLRKIKPAIMVVVEIEANHNSPLFVNRFIESLFFFSAYFDCIETCLNQENECRMRLEAILSEAIRNIVALDDKERAARNVKIHVWRRFFARFRMFETEFSESSVYQGNLVIKKLGLSNICTLDKNGKSLIIGWKGTPIHSISAWKFL; encoded by the coding sequence ATGGTGAGCGAGCGTTTCTCTCCAACAGGTTTCAATCTCAACGGAATCCTCGACGGTTATGGTTCAATACAAGAAGAGCATGTTGAGTTTCGAGTCGAAGATACCACCAACACCTCAACAATAACGAAATTTCTTGGAGACATGAATAACAATAATCCAATCCCTTATAATGAGAAAAACGAGCCCCAGCAACATGATGATTTCAAGTTTGATAACTTGGTGCTAGAAGAGTTCAGCTTTTACCCTGATCCACATCAAAAGACACAACCATTATTATTGCCACAAAAGAATAATAATCAATCGTTGGTCAGAAAAATAAGTTCGGTTGAACCACCACGGTCGCCACCTCCGCCTCCTTCATGGGAGCTCCTCTGCAGTTACGGAAGCAGGATCCAGAGGTTAGGACGGAGAAACTTAAGCGGCGCCAGCGAAGAAGCGAAAACTAGCACTAGCATTAGTCCCCAGAAGTTATCAACAGAGGAAATAGTAAGATTGGCAGGAACAAGGTATGTGCAATACTCTTCACAATGGCAAGATAATTGGTTCATGCCAATGCATCCTTATGCTCAAATTGGTTTCATGATTTTGTCTGAAGAGGAAAATAGGGACATTGACCTTGCCCAATTTCTCCTAGCTTCAGCTGATAAGATTGGGTGCCAACAATTCGAGCGAGCGAATTCATTGCTCCTTCAATGCCAATGGAattcatcaaatcttgggaacaCAGTTCAGAGACTCGTCTTTCATTTCTCTTGCGCACTGAAAGAAAGGCTGAATAGAGAGATAGGAGGGATGGTGTTAGAGAGGAATTCGCAGAGGGAACTGGTTGAAGCAATGCAAATGGATCATAACTCGGCGATTGCATGCCATCAAAAGCTTCCTTTTAATCAAGTGATGCAATTTGTTGGTGTGCAAGCTTTGGTTGAGCATGTTGCATCAAAAACCAAAATCCATTTGATAGATCTTGGGCTTGGATATGGGCTGATGGCGACAGTTCTTATGCAAGCTCTGGCCGAGCGAAGCGAAAAGCCGGTCGAGCTTGTGAAGATAACTGCCGTTGGATGTGGAAGCAAGAGGGTGCTAGATGAGGCAGGGAGGAGGTTGGTGAGTTTTGCCAAGTCCTTGAAGTTTCGCATTTTGTTTAAGACAGTTTTTGTTGAAGACATTACAGAATTAAGGGAAGATCATTTTGAGATTGAAAATGATGAAGCTGTGGCCGTGTACTCTCCCAATACCCTGAGGATTTTGGTGCCAAGTCCTGATTCCTTGGACAACTTGATGAGGGTGTTAAGGAAGATTAAACCGGCTATTATGGTTGTTGTTGAGATTGAAGCAAACCACAACTCTCCTTTATTTGTGAATCGATTCATTGAgtccttgtttttcttttcagcATATTTTGATTGCATTGAAACGTGTCTAAATCAGGAGAATGAGTGCAGGATGAGATTAGAAGCAATATTATCTGAAGCAATACGAAACATTGTTGCATTGGATGACAAAGAGAGAGCAGCTAGGAATGTGAAGATACATGTTTGGAGAAGGTTTTTTGCGAGATTTAGAATGTTTGAAACTGAATTTAGTGAGTCATCGGTATACCAAGGTAACTTGGTTATTAAAAAGCTTGGGTTGAGTAACATTTGCACGTTAGATAAGAATGGAAAGAGTCTTATCATTGGATGGAAGGGGACCCCAATTCACTCCATCTCAGCATGGAAGTTTCTTTAA
- the LOC140175074 gene encoding uncharacterized protein → MANVRPHEPLKLYIVASTNTIRCMLAQDDENGHERAIYYLSRVLTDIETRYSPIERLCLSLYYASKTAKGQVIAYFLVDNSKKLNDQGANALDVKVDYWKLYFDGLKHKDGAGVGILIISPEGIPSELLFELKYPCLNNMAEYEALVLGLKILIGKGASEVQILGDFQLVLKQISKEFKCNNEKLQKYLATTWELLTSFQRVSLGDNDWRKPIAEYLRNPNIRVDRRIKSKAMNFVLMADELYKKGIDGILSRCRSQDDKDIALGEVHKDCIDYAKACQKCQRHGVVQQIPTSELHSIIKPWSFSRYDVVLPLEINLNTLRVLKQDDLPVDDYWNAMFDELNDLDSEHIFTLKNMIRQKESVSRSYNCRVREKCFSIGKLVLKVILPMEKKSRFLSKWSHTWEGSFQIIELYSRNAYRFKDIESGNVVNLNTELELESREKNLEFQKRLVASLMGWSIQKENVI, encoded by the exons ATGGCGAATGTTCGCCCACATGAGCCCTTAAAACTGTACATTGTTGCATCTACAAATACGATTCGGTGCATGTTAGCCCAAGATGATGAGAATGGTCATGAAAGGGCCAtttattaccttagtcgagtGTTGACTGATATCGAGACAAGGTATTCGCCAATAGAAAGATTGTGTTTGTCTTTATATTATGCGT CAAAGACTGCAAAAGGTCAGGTCATTGCATATTTTTTGGTTGATAATTCGAAAAAACTGAATGACCAGGGGGCAAATGCGCTCGACGTTAAAGTTGATTATTGGAAGTTATATTTCGATGGATTGAAGCACAAAGATGGTGCAGGGGTAGGAATTCTCATTATTTCACCAGAAGGAATACCATCGGAACTTCTGTTTGAGCTAAAATATCCTTGCTTGAATAATATGGCAGAATATGAAGCTCTGGTTTTAGGTCTTAAGATTTTGATTGGGAAAGGTGCTTCGGAAGTTCAGATTTTAGGGGATTTCCAGTTAGTGTTGAAGCAAATATCGAAAGAGTTTAAGTGTAACAATGAGAAGTTGCAGAAAtatttggcaacaacttgggagTTGTTAACTTCTTTTCAAAGAGTTTCATTG ggaGATAATGATTGGAGAAAACCTATTGCTGAGTATTTAAGGAATCCCAATattagagttgatagaaggataaaatcaaaagcaatgaattttgtttTAATGGCTGATGAGTTATATAAGAAAGGGATCGATGGGATCCTTTCAAGATGTCGAAGTCAAGATGATAAAGACATTGCTTTAGGAGAAGTCCATAAAG ACTGTATTGATTATGCAAAGGCTTGTCAAAAGTGTCAACGCCATGGAGTGGTGCAACAGATTCCAACATCTGAGTTGCATTCGATTATCAAGCCTTGGTCATTTTCGAG GTATGATGTCGTTTTGCCATTAGAAATTAATCTTAATACTCTGAGAGTATTGAAGCAAGATGATTTGCCTGTCGACGATTATTGGAATGCAATGTTCGATGAGTTAAATGATTTAGACTCAGAGCATATATTCACGCTTAAAAATATGATTCGACAAAAAGAAAGCGTTTCTCGAAGTTATAATTGTCGAGTAAGGGAGAAATGTTTCAGTATTGGGAAGTTGGTGTTGAAAGTTATTTTGCCAATGGAAAAGAAGTCAAGATTTCTTAGCAAATGGTCCCATACTTGGGAGGGATCTTTTCAAATTATCGAATTATATTCCAGAAATGCGTATCGATTCAAAGATATTGAGTCTGGGAACGTAGTTAATTTG AATACTGAGCTGGAACTTGAATCTCGAGAGAAGAATTTAGAATTTCAGAAAAGATTGGTTGCAAGCCTGATGGGTTGGTCCATTCAAAAGGAGAATGTGATATGA